CGTGCACGCCCGCGCCGACCCAGTGGCCGAACGCGACGTCGTCGAGCCCGAGCGGGCCGGCGAGCGGCGGCAGCACGGCGATCGCGAGGGTGCCGCAGAGGGTGACGAGCGCGACGGGCGCGCCCTGGTCCGCGGGCCGGGCGCGCGTGACGCCGGCCATCGCGCCGATCGCGCTCGCGCCGCAGATGGAGAACCCGGTGGCGAGGAGGAGCGGCTGCTGGCCGGGCATCCGGAGCGCGCGGGCGATGGCGTACGTGCCCGCGAACGACAGCACCACCACGGCGACCACGAGCAGCACCGCACGCCCGCCGAGCCCGACGATGTCGGAGAGCCCCAGCTGCAGGCCGAGGAGCACGACGCCGATCCGCATCAGCCGCTTCGACGCGAGCGTGAGGCCGGGCTTCAGCGGGCCGGTGAGCGCGGGGCGGGCGGCCGGGACCTGCGCGGCGGCGATCCCGAGGGCGACCGCGACCGTGAGCAGCGGGATCGCCGGGACGAGCAGGTGCACGAGCCACGCGACCAGCGCGGCGGCGGCGGCCGCGGCGAGGCCGGGGAGCGCGGGGTGGACGCGCGCGGCGGTGGCGGGCATCAGACCCAGCCCGAGGGGATCCACGCGTGCAGCCGCCAGAACCAC
The nucleotide sequence above comes from Clavibacter sp. B3I6. Encoded proteins:
- a CDS encoding YeiH family protein → MPATAARVHPALPGLAAAAAAALVAWLVHLLVPAIPLLTVAVALGIAAAQVPAARPALTGPLKPGLTLASKRLMRIGVVLLGLQLGLSDIVGLGGRAVLLVVAVVVLSFAGTYAIARALRMPGQQPLLLATGFSICGASAIGAMAGVTRARPADQGAPVALVTLCGTLAIAVLPPLAGPLGLDDVAFGHWVGAGVHDVGQVVATAQIAGSAALTIAIAVKLTRVLLLAPVVAVAGVVMRRREGRVEGTARPPIVPLFVLGFLAAVLVRTFVPLPDGVLDAAQLVQTALLAIALVALGSAVRLRELVGQGGSALAAGLLSWALIAGLALAAVRLS